The genomic interval GGCTTGTTCATTGACATCCATGATTTGCAGAGATTTTTTGGCATTATCAGTTTTGCTCTTTTGGCGTAAATCTTGCGCGATTTGTTGGCGTTTTTTGATGGGTAGCGCGAGCAAAATTTTTTTACTGATAGGATGTTGGATGATTTTGCGAAAGCGTTGGTAACCTTTATCATCGGTGCACAACGCATCGCCATGTTCTAGGCGAACTTTTTTGCCACTTAATGTCAAATAAAACGGCTCAAAAATTAATTGCCCGCCAAACTTGTCGCAAAATTGTTGCCCAAGCAGAAAATCCCGATTACCATGCATGACAAAAATCTGGCAGTTTTTATCAGATAATGTTTTGAGCTTCGCTATAATTGGTTGAAGCGCATCTATTAGGGTGTCTGTATCGGCAACATCATCCCCTAGCCAAGCTTCAAACCAATCACCGAGAATAAAAAACTGTTTTAAGTTAGGCAATAAAGCCAATTTATCTAAAAAATCTAAAAAAGCCTGCACTAAAGGATTAGTGGCAGGCTCATTCATACTCAAATGCAAGTCGCTGATAATAACCTGCGTAATAGCGGAGGGATTATCGGTGACCAAATCTGCAAAACTTTGCATACAAAAAAATTATTTCTCAATTACTTTTGCATGAGTAATCACCACAGGCGTGGTTGGTACATCAGCGTGGAAACCATATTTACCAGTAGGTACACCTTTGATTTTATTGACAATGTCCATGCCTTCAGTCACTTTACCAAACACCGCATAGCCCCAACCTTGTGGGTTTTTGCCAGAAAAGTTTAGGAAACTATTGTCTTTTACATTGATAAAAAATTGCGCAGTCGCTGAATGTGGGTCAGAAGTACGTGCCATCGCAATGGTGCCGACTTCATTTTTTAAGCCATTATCTGCTTCGTTTTGGATTGGGGCATTGGTAGATTTTTCTTTCATGTTGGCGTCCATACCACCACCTTGAATCATAAAACCGTCAATAACGCGGTGAAAAATCGTGCCATCATAATGACCTGATTTGACGTATTCTAAGAAGTTTGCCACGGTATTGGGGGCTTTTTCTTGATTGAGTTCGATAACGATGTTACCCATGGTGGTTTCTAATTCTACATATGGCATATCCATTGTGTGCTCCTAATGGTTTTTATGGTTAAAAAAACGTATCTTGCAATTGTTGTGGCTATCCTAGCGATTTTCAATCAAAAAGTCAGTATTTAGTTTGCAAAGTTGGCAAAATTAAATGTTTCAATTAAATTCATTTAAGTTTTTTCAATGTCAAAAAACTGCTAGAATGGCAGATTAGTTCACCATTTTTGTAATAGGTAAGGGGCAACCAAATGACGGCGACGACCGACAAAAGTACAAAAACCGACGAGACAGCAGCCAATAGTGAAAAAAATGACTTTATCCGTGCGATTGTACGCGATGACCTTGCTTCGCAAAAATACAGCCAGATTGTGACCCGTTTTCCACCTGAGCCCAATGGCTACTTGCATTTGGGTCATGTCAAATCTATTTGTCTCAACTTTGGGCTTGCTAAGGAGTTTGCAGGGCTGTGTAACCTACGGTTTGATGACACCAATCCTGATGCTGAAGATCAGGAGTTTGTCGATAATATCAAAGATGATGTCAAATGGCTCGGTTTAGATTGGGCAGGCGAAGCGCGCTATGCGTCCAGTTATTTTGGTCAATTGTATGATTGGGCGGTGAAATTAATCAAACAAGGCGATGCCTATGTTGATTTGCAAAGTCCTGAAGATATTCGTGAAAACCGCGGTAATTTTGGTCAAGCAGGTAAAAATTCACCTTACCGTGATGCCAGTGTTGAAGAGAATTTGCAACGCTTTGACGATATGAAACTTGGCAAATATGGCAACGGTGAAGCGGTGCTTCGTGCCAAAATCGACATGGCAAGCCCCAATATGAATATGCGCGATCCGATTTTGTACCGTGTCATGCACCAAGCGCACCACCAAACAGGCGATGATTGGTGTATTTATCCCATGTACGATTATGCTCACCCGTTGTCAGATGCAATCGAAGGTATTACGCATTCAATTTGTACTCTAGAATTTGAAGACCACCGTCCGTTTTATGATTGGGTGGTAGATAAAGTGGGCTTTGACAAAGAACCACACCAATATGAATTTGCCCGCCTAAACGTAAACCATATTTTGACCAGTAAACGCAAACTCAAAAAACTGGTCGAAGATGACTTGGTGAGCGGTTGGGACGATCCGCGTATGCCGACAATTGCCGGTATGCGCCGCCGTGGTTATACCCCTGAAGGCTTGCGGGATTTTTGTGACCGTGTAGGCGTCAGCAAGTCGGACGGTGTGGTGGATTTTGGCTTACTTGAGTTTAGTATTCGTAACTCATTAGAGCATGTGAATCGTGCCATGGCGGTGCTAAGCCCACTAAAAGTGACGATTACCAATTTTGATGAAGCGGTCGCCAGTGTTGAAACCCTCAAAAAAGACAGTGTAAAAACTAAACTCGACAATGGGGTTTTATGGTTGACCCAGCCTAAAAATAGCCATGATGACAGCCAAGGTATGCGTGACATTCCCTTTACCAAAGAAATTTATATTGATAAAGGGGATTTTGAAATCACGCCGCCTGAAGGCTATAAACGCTTGTCACCGCAAAACCCAGAAATCCGCTTACGCAATAGCTATGTGCTAAAGGTCGAAGAGCACATCACCGATGACAATGGCGAAGTGGTGGAGTTAACAGCGACTATTGATCCAAAAACTTTGGGCAACAATCCAGAAGGACGTAAGGTTAAAGGTGTGATACATTGGGTGTCAGCCAGTCTAGGTGTACCTGCGAAGGTACGTCTGTATGAGCAGCTGTTTACCCAAGAAGACCCCGCCAAAATTGACATCAATAATTTAGCTGCAGAGATTAATCCTAATTCGCTACGTGAGGTAGATGCTATTGTCGAGCCTTCTTTATCACAAGTCAATGCGGGCGAGCGTTTCCAATTTGAACGCGAAGGGTTTTTTGTGGCAGATAGTAAAGACTATTCACCAGAGCATTTGGTGTTTAACCGTATTGTGACTTTAAAAGACAGTTTCAAACCATAAATTATCTTTAACTTAAAAATTAGCTGGCATAGCAATATGTCAGCTTTTTTTGTAAAAGGATATCTTAACCTATTGTTACTTATGGTTTTATTCTTGTATTAGCCGGACGGTTTTTTTATTTTTTCCCCTGCGTAATATAAGTACTGTGCTAAACTACTCATCGTAAATTTAAGTCAGTCTTGCGTAATCAATCCGTTATTCTTGTTAGATTTTGTAACTTTTAATGGCTTGATTTTAATGACTATTAGGCTTAAGGTATCGTTGTTCATCTGTTTTTCGTAAATATATTGGTAGTTTTGGTAACTGTATGCTTTATCCAACAGCAAGTTAACCATGATTTGATTGAGAGTGTTAAAATGAAAACATTTTTAAAGAAAACGTTGTTAGGTGCTGTCATTGCACTGGTTGGCGTACAAAGTAATGCTGAATTAAATATGCAGACAGGTAGCCAAGCTAAAGTTAGTTGGGGTGGGCAGGGTAGTTTAGACAAAGCCCGTGCCATCATGTATAACAGCACGCCACAGACGACAAGTTTTAATAACGGTAATTATAATAACTATAACAATGCATACAGTGAGGATGATAGCTACAATCCAGCATGGTCGCAAGATAGCACGCGGGCTTCGGGCAGCTATTTTGCTAATTCCAAAGGTGCCTTGGTAGTGGATGCGTTAACAGGCAATACCATTTATGAAAAAAATGCTGATATCGCCCGTCCGATTGCGTCAATTAGTAAATTGATGACAGCTGTGGTGGTAGCGGAATCAGGCGCTAACATGAGCGAAACATTGACGATTAGCCCATTAGATTTCAAAACCCCAAAACAATCAGGCAGTGACAGTCTAAAAGTTGGCGATCAGCTTAATCGTGCTGAAATGCTACTGATGATGATGATGAAATCAGAAAATCCCGCGGCTAAAGCATTAGCACGTACTGACCCTATGGGCTATGACAATTTTATCAGCCGTATGAACCAAAAAGCGCGTGAATTGGGGATGACGCAAACCCGTTATTATGACCCATCGGGTTTGGATTCTCGGAATGTGGCGTCACCACGTGATTTGGCAATTTTGGCGCGCTATGCTTATAAGCATAATTTAATTAGCCAGTTTAGTACCACACCTAGCCGCCAATTTGGGGTAAATAATATCAATTCAGGTTATCGCACGGTTGCATCACGCAGTACCAATTACATGGTGCGTGATGGTCTATACAATATTGGGCTATCAAAAACAGGGTATATTCGTGAAGCGGGTAACTGCGTTTTATTTGAAACCAATGTCGGTAATCGTCCAGCCATCGTAGTTTTATTGGGTGCCAATGATTCAAAAACCCGCTGGAACGATGCAGAAAACATTATTGCTAATTTAAGCATGCGCCGATTTACCTAATCAATTCGCAATTTACTGACTGATTTTTTGATAAAAAAGCAAGGATAACTGTCCTTGCTTTTTTATGTTTATGGGCATAAAACTACCAAAACCAGCTATTTGGTATGTTCGCTATCTAGCGTGTTTCATACAGGTGGTTGCAAAGGGTACCGCTTCCAAGCGTGCGGGCTCGATTTCTTCACCGCTGACGGTACAAATACCGTAAGTCCCATTTTCGATACGAAGTAACGCATTATTCACCAATTCAAGGTTTTGCTGGGCTTCGACTAGCAAGTTTTTACGTACATCGTTTTGCTCATTAATCACCGCTTGGTCATCCCAATCTTGGGTCATATCTGTATCAGGATTTTGCATATCATGTTGGATTTTATGCACGCGAGTTTGGTATTCTTGTTTTAGGTCAAGTAATCGTTGTTTTGCTTTGTCAAGGTCAACCATAAATACTCCAATTTTAGAATAAGATATTGAACGCAGTGCTGCATTCATGTTTTTGTTCTTATAAGCTTATCATCAACACCCTTCTTAATAAAGTAGTAATACCGTGTTATCCCCGCGCGTTGCGTTAGTTGATAGCATCAATAATGTTAAAAATACTCAAAATATGCTAATCTACGCTTATTTTTTGATTGAATTTTGTTGTCATGTGACGACGTTTTATCAACCCCTACGGGTCACCATCCTGTTGTTAACTTAGAGGTTAATCCATGCAATTTGCTCGTTTAAACGATATTGATGTTTCTGGCAAAACAGTTTTGATTCGCGAAGATTTAAATGTACCGTTAAAAGATGGCAAAATTGCCAATGATGCCCGCTTAAAAGCAAGCTTACCCACTATTCAGTTGGCTTTAGATAAAGGCGCAGCGGTTATCGTGTGTTCGCATCTAGGTCGCCCAGACCCCTCAAACCCTGAAGCCAAATATTCGTTGCAGCCAGTCGCAGATTATTTGGGCGATGCTCTGGGCAAACCTGTCAAATTGGTGACCGATTATGTCCAAAATAATGTGACAGTAGCCCCAGGAGAAGTTGTGCTACTGGAAAATGTACGTTTTAATGCGGGTGAGAAGAAAAACGATGCCGCTTTATCTGAACGCTACGCCGCTTTATGTGATGTATTTGTGATGGATGCTTTCGGTACTGCTCACCGTGCCGAAGCGTCAACAGAAGGCGTTATCGCCAAAGCAAAGACTGCTTGTGCAGGTCCATTGTTAGCGGCAGAACTTGATGCATTAGCCAAGGCTTTGGATAACCCAGCCAAGCCCATGCTTGCGATTGTTGGTGGCTCGAAAGTTTCTACCAAATTGGATGTGCTTAAATCATTGGCAAAAATCTGTGACCAAATTATTGTGGGTGGTGGTATTGCCAATACATTCTTGGCAGCCAAAGGTGCCAATGTCGGTGCATCCCTATATGAAGCCGACATGGTGGAAACGGCGAAAAGCATTATGCAAGAAACCCATGTATTATTACCTGATGAAGTGGTCGTCGCCAAAAAATCACAGATTGATTTTGATGATTTTTTAGGCTCGCTAGAATCTGCCGATGCGGTAACCAAATCGGTCGATACCATTGCAGATGATGAAATGATTCTAGACATTAGCCCAAGCAGTGCGGCGAAACTTGCCGATGCGATTAAAAATGCCAAAACCATCTTATGGAATGGTCCTGTCGGCGTATTTGAAGTCGATAAATTTGGCGAAGGTACCAAAATCGTTAGTGAAGCAGTCGCAGCAAGTGCAGGCTTTAGCATTGCAGGTGGTGGTGATACGCTGGCTGCGATTGATAAATACAAGGTCGCCGATAAAGTAAGCTACACATCAACAGGGGGTGGGGCGTTCTTAGAATTTGTGGAAGGCAAAACGCTACCTGCCGTGCACGCACTGAGCCAGCGTGCCTAAATGCTAATAATCATTATCATAAATTGAGCGATTTAAATTTATCAGCGCTGAATTAATGTAATGTTAAGTTAATATTTGTATGGTAAACATTGTAATTAATTGCACTAAAAATATATTGTCGATAAGATATTATGCAAGTATGTATACCCATATGTTTAGCGTTTAAGGAATGAATATGTTAAAACGTAATTTAGTATTGGCAACTTTATTAGCCACTTTATCAATTACTGCATGTAGTAAAAAAACCGAAGAAGCTGCAGCTAACGGTCAACCTGAAGCCGCAGCAAGCGCAGCGGGTCAGGACATTAAAGACGCGACTGCAAGTGCCGCCAGTGCAACAGCAAATGCAGGTGACGCAGTTGCCAGTGCTGCTACCACGGGTGCCGCGGTTGCCCAAGGCGCAGCAATCAACGCAACTGAAGCTGTTGCCAATGGTGCCGCGCAAGCCACTGCAAATGTAGCCTCTGCTGTAGCGACTGGTGCAGCCAATGTAGCACAAGGTGCAGAAGCGGTTAAAAACGATGCAGCAAATAGTAGTACTGATATCCAAACAACCGTGCCAGAAAAACAAAAATACTAATTTTATCATTCAGTCTAAAAGAGCCCCAAAATCATTTTGGGGCTTTTTATTGGGTTAGCTATTTTTTCATGCTATCCATCATTTCAAAGTTATTTTTTTTGAATTTAAATTGTAGCGCACTTCTGTTATACTCAAGCCTTGTCTAACACGGCAAAACCCAATTTTTCTAAAATTTTCAATTGATTATTAACTTTACCAAGAGAAAGTAATATGGCTTTGATTTCTTTGCGTCAGCTTTTAGACCATGCAGCAGAAAACAACTATGGTGT from Moraxella osloensis carries:
- a CDS encoding UDP-2,3-diacylglucosamine diphosphatase; its protein translation is MQSFADLVTDNPSAITQVIISDLHLSMNEPATNPLVQAFLDFLDKLALLPNLKQFFILGDWFEAWLGDDVADTDTLIDALQPIIAKLKTLSDKNCQIFVMHGNRDFLLGQQFCDKFGGQLIFEPFYLTLSGKKVRLEHGDALCTDDKGYQRFRKIIQHPISKKILLALPIKKRQQIAQDLRQKSKTDNAKKSLQIMDVNEQAIRQALQKADILIHGHTHRPAVHQIGDKKRLVLGDWRLNDNSVNVVIGVTMSQQLNLVEFFHTVNR
- a CDS encoding peptidylprolyl isomerase, with translation MDMPYVELETTMGNIVIELNQEKAPNTVANFLEYVKSGHYDGTIFHRVIDGFMIQGGGMDANMKEKSTNAPIQNEADNGLKNEVGTIAMARTSDPHSATAQFFINVKDNSFLNFSGKNPQGWGYAVFGKVTEGMDIVNKIKGVPTGKYGFHADVPTTPVVITHAKVIEK
- a CDS encoding glutamine--tRNA ligase/YqeY domain fusion protein, which codes for MTATTDKSTKTDETAANSEKNDFIRAIVRDDLASQKYSQIVTRFPPEPNGYLHLGHVKSICLNFGLAKEFAGLCNLRFDDTNPDAEDQEFVDNIKDDVKWLGLDWAGEARYASSYFGQLYDWAVKLIKQGDAYVDLQSPEDIRENRGNFGQAGKNSPYRDASVEENLQRFDDMKLGKYGNGEAVLRAKIDMASPNMNMRDPILYRVMHQAHHQTGDDWCIYPMYDYAHPLSDAIEGITHSICTLEFEDHRPFYDWVVDKVGFDKEPHQYEFARLNVNHILTSKRKLKKLVEDDLVSGWDDPRMPTIAGMRRRGYTPEGLRDFCDRVGVSKSDGVVDFGLLEFSIRNSLEHVNRAMAVLSPLKVTITNFDEAVASVETLKKDSVKTKLDNGVLWLTQPKNSHDDSQGMRDIPFTKEIYIDKGDFEITPPEGYKRLSPQNPEIRLRNSYVLKVEEHITDDNGEVVELTATIDPKTLGNNPEGRKVKGVIHWVSASLGVPAKVRLYEQLFTQEDPAKIDINNLAAEINPNSLREVDAIVEPSLSQVNAGERFQFEREGFFVADSKDYSPEHLVFNRIVTLKDSFKP
- a CDS encoding D-alanyl-D-alanine carboxypeptidase family protein; the protein is MKTFLKKTLLGAVIALVGVQSNAELNMQTGSQAKVSWGGQGSLDKARAIMYNSTPQTTSFNNGNYNNYNNAYSEDDSYNPAWSQDSTRASGSYFANSKGALVVDALTGNTIYEKNADIARPIASISKLMTAVVVAESGANMSETLTISPLDFKTPKQSGSDSLKVGDQLNRAEMLLMMMMKSENPAAKALARTDPMGYDNFISRMNQKARELGMTQTRYYDPSGLDSRNVASPRDLAILARYAYKHNLISQFSTTPSRQFGVNNINSGYRTVASRSTNYMVRDGLYNIGLSKTGYIREAGNCVLFETNVGNRPAIVVLLGANDSKTRWNDAENIIANLSMRRFT
- a CDS encoding TraR/DksA family transcriptional regulator, with the translated sequence MVDLDKAKQRLLDLKQEYQTRVHKIQHDMQNPDTDMTQDWDDQAVINEQNDVRKNLLVEAQQNLELVNNALLRIENGTYGICTVSGEEIEPARLEAVPFATTCMKHAR
- a CDS encoding phosphoglycerate kinase, with the protein product MQFARLNDIDVSGKTVLIREDLNVPLKDGKIANDARLKASLPTIQLALDKGAAVIVCSHLGRPDPSNPEAKYSLQPVADYLGDALGKPVKLVTDYVQNNVTVAPGEVVLLENVRFNAGEKKNDAALSERYAALCDVFVMDAFGTAHRAEASTEGVIAKAKTACAGPLLAAELDALAKALDNPAKPMLAIVGGSKVSTKLDVLKSLAKICDQIIVGGGIANTFLAAKGANVGASLYEADMVETAKSIMQETHVLLPDEVVVAKKSQIDFDDFLGSLESADAVTKSVDTIADDEMILDISPSSAAKLADAIKNAKTILWNGPVGVFEVDKFGEGTKIVSEAVAASAGFSIAGGGDTLAAIDKYKVADKVSYTSTGGGAFLEFVEGKTLPAVHALSQRA